One Misgurnus anguillicaudatus chromosome 19, ASM2758022v2, whole genome shotgun sequence genomic region harbors:
- the LOC129436601 gene encoding N-acetylmuramoyl-L-alanine amidase has translation MDCRLRLLVYWLVVLASCRTDATTTRHMQDFIKAVESIENENPGLSMLEVVKGLRKTAGFQTNLIKNYLGDLNDAPDLATNPSVALYVRKVVHHKISKLGEEEGVVLALDGSNVALAPVLLGLEAGLQSITKNQIPGLYHLALTENLVATFVHHSQNKQSSVSLGTQGFWDSIQSPKVYTLSGLPSLATDALIIGGIDGIILGTEVAKSKNVGMSLSQLLKSYYSHQLDSAGLDAAPRLISQKRRMNFKKLVSFSSLKNQVARALKDRREFDRKTLEAVLHEGFEKFVHVYAVCPNIITRSQWGAAAYVGSPTYLSLPVPYLFIHHTYEPSKPCTTFEQCASHMRAMQKYHQETNGWDDIGYSFVAGSDGNLYEGRGWNWVGAHTKGYNSKGYGVSFIGDYTTSLPFKSVMDMVRYDFTKCAVDAGGLQSSYSLYGHRQAVRTECPGQTFYQEIQNWEHYESYLP, from the exons ATGGATTGTCGTCTGCGATTGCTGGTTTACTGGCTGGTGGTCTTGGCCAGTTGTCGTACTGATG CCACCACCACAAGACACATGCAAGACTTCATCAAAGCCGTGGAGAGTattgaaaatgaaaatcctgGGCTTTCAATGCTTGAAGTGGTGAAAGGTCTACGCAAGACTGCTGGCTTCCAAACCAACCTTATAAAAAATTACCTAGGGGACCTCAATGATGCACCTGACCTTGCGACAAATCCATCGGTCGCTTTGTACGTTCGCAAGGTCGTTCATCACAAGATATCGAAGTTAGGTGAGGAAGAAGGAGTGGTTCTCGCCTTAGATGGTTCAAACGTCGCCTTGGCCCCAGTGCTCCTCGGACTTGAAGCTGGTCTACAATCCATCACCAAAAATCAAATCCCAGGCCTGTACCATTTAGCCTTGACCGAGAACCTGGTTGCCACTTTTGTACATCATTCCCAAAATAAGCAATCCAGCGTTTCTCTGGGCACTCAAGGTTTCTGGGATAGCATTCAATCCCCGAAAGTCTACACTCTATCCGGTTTGCCTTCTTTGGCAACAGATGCTCTAATAATTGGAGGCATAGATGGGATCATTCTTGGGACAGAAGTTGCCAAATCCAAGAATGTTGGAATGTCACTAAGTCAATTACTGAAGAGTTACTACAGTCATCAACTAGACAGCGCAGGATTGGACGCCGCACCCCGTCTCATAAGTCAAAAACGGAGGATGAACTTCAAAAAGCTTGTCAGCTTTTCTTCGCTTAAAAACCAAGTGGCACGCGCTTTAAAAGATCGTCGGGAATTTGACAGGAAGACACTGGAAGCTGTTTTGCATGAGGGGTTTGAGAAATTTGTCCATGTGTATGCTG TCTGTCCCAACATCATCACAAGGTCTCAGTGGGGAGCAGCAGCATACGTCGGATCCCCGACCTATCTGTCTCTCCCTGTGCCCTACCTGTTCATCCACCACACATATGAACCCTCCAAACCTTGCACCACCTTTGAGCAATGCGCTAGCCATATGCGTGCAATGCAGAAGTACCACCAGGAAACCAATGGATGGGATGATATTGGATATAG TTTTGTTGCAGGTTCTGATGGAAACTTGTACGAAGGACGCGGTTGGAATTGGGTCGGTGCCCACACCAAAGGCTACAACTCCAAGGGCTACGGTGTCAGTTTCATAGGCGATTATACCACCAGCCTCCCTTTCAAAAGTGTTATGGATATGGTGAGATACGACTTCACAAAGTGCGCTGTGGACGCAGGCGGACTGCAGTCATCATACTCCTTATACGGACATAGGCAGGCTGTACGCACCGAATGCCCAGGACAAACCTTCTACCAGGAAATCCAGAATTGGGAGCATTATGAG AGCTATTTGCCTTGA